One genomic region from Gossypium hirsutum isolate 1008001.06 chromosome D13, Gossypium_hirsutum_v2.1, whole genome shotgun sequence encodes:
- the LOC107921141 gene encoding metallothiol transferase FosB, whose amino-acid sequence MLDSVEANNFEALPLLSLNHVSLLCRSVWDSVRFYEDVLGFVSIKRPSSFKFNGAWLYNYGIGIHLIENPSIDDFDTIVEPRPINPKDNHISFQCTDVGLVMRRLQDMGMKYVTAVVEDQGNRVDQVFFHDPDGYMVELCNCENIPIIPLSSCSFKQRLSSFYKSAPAKCGFMENAMMESLSMEMLNISF is encoded by the exons ATGTTGGACTCTGTGGAAGCAAACAACTTTGAGGCATTGCCACTTCTGTCATTGAATCATGTCTCATTGTTGTGTAGATCAGTCTGGGATTCAGTGCGGTTCTATGAAGATGTTTTGGGCTTTGTTTCCATCAAACGCCCTTCTTCTTTCAAGTTCAATGGAGCTTG GTTGTATAATTATGGCATTGGGATACACTTAATTGAGAATCCATCAATCGATGATTTCGACACTATCGTTGAACCTCGACCGATTAATCCAAAGGATAATCACATATCCTTCCAG TGTACTGATGTTGGCCTTGTCATGAGGAGGCTGCAAGACATGGGAATGAAGTATGTTACGGCGGTGGTCGAAGACCAAGGGAACAGGGTTGATCAGGTATTCTTTCATGATCCAGATGGTTACATGGTTGAGCTCTGCAACTGTGAGAACATTCCTATCATTCCTCTTTCTTCATGCTCATTCAAGCAAAGGCTAAGCAGTTTCTACAAGTCTGCACCGGCTAAATGCGGATTCATGGAAAACGCCATGATGGAGAGCTTAAGCATGGAAATGTTGAACATTTCATTTTGA
- the LOC107921653 gene encoding pentatricopeptide repeat-containing protein At5g57250, mitochondrial-like — protein sequence FLFAVIRNNPEKGLLLLKDCLSDSGTLPSSFTFCSLIHGFVSQGNMDRAIEVLELMTGDNVRYPFDNFVCSSVIVGFCKIGKPEVAVRFFENCMNSGALKPNVVTYTALLSSFNLLGKFDEGCELVYSMKKEGLALDAILYSCWILGYFRNGCLMEALRKYREMVERGINPDTVSYTVLIDGFSKEGSVGKVVGFLKKMLKDGVMPNVITYTAIMLGFCKEGKFEKAFRLFKEVQDMGIEVDEFMYATLIDGACRKGDFDCVFHLLDGMEKKGIKPSVVTYNIVINGLCKVGRTSEADNVFKEVAGDIITYSTLLYGYTEEGNIKGIIKTKEKLEKSSLCMDVVACNILIKAFFMVGAFEDARALYQAMPEMDLNADSITYCTMIDGYCKVGRIEEALEVFDEYRVSLVSSVACYNCIISGLCKQGMVDMAIQVIIELGEKGFILDMGISMMLIRAAFSQMGAVGIDILHKDCNSISHTY from the coding sequence TTTCTTTTTGCTGTCATCCGAAACAACCCAGAGAAGGGTCTTTTGTTGTTAAAGGATTGCTTGAGTGATTCTGGTACATTGCCTTCTTCTTTTACTTTTTGCTCGTTGATTCATGGTTTTGTATCTCAAGGGAATATGGATAGAGCAATTGAGGTGTTGGAGTTGATGACAGGTGATAATGTTAGATACCCTTTTGATAATTTTGTTTGTAGTTCAGTGATTGTTGGTTTTTGTAAGATTGGGAAACCTGAAGTTGCAGTTCGGTTTTTCGAAAATTGTATGAATTCAGGAGCTTTAAAGCCTAATGTTGTTACTTATACAGCTCTTTTAAGCAGTTTTAATCTGTTGGGTAAATTTGATGAGGGTTGTGAGTTGGTTTATAGTATGAAAAAGGAAGGGCTGGCTTTGGATGCTATTCTTTATAGCTGTTGGATTTTAGGGTATTTTAGAAATGGGTGTTTAATGGAGGCTTTGAGAAAATATAGAGAGATGGTTGAAAGAGGAATAAACCCTGATACTGTGAGCTACACTGTCCTTATTGATGGGTTTTCGAAGGAAGGTAGTGTTGGGAAGGTTGTTGGATTTCTGAAGAAGATGTTGAAAGACGGGGTGATGCCGAATGTGATTACGTATACGGCAATCATGTTAGGTTTCTGTAAGGAAGGGAAATTCGAGAAGGCATTTAGGTTGTTCAAGGAAGTTCAAGATATGGGGATTGAAGTGGATGAGTTTATGTATGCAACGTTGATTGATGGAGCTTGTCGGAAAGGAGATTTTGATTGCGTCTTCCATTTGTTAGATGGAATGGAGAAGAAAGGGATTAAGCCAAGTGTTGTTACTTATAACATAGTCATCAATGGTTTGTGTAAGGTTGGGAGGACATCTGAAGCAGATAATGTATTCAAAGAAGTAGCCGGTGATATTATAACATACAGTACTCTGTTGTATGGTTATACCGAAGAAGGGAATATAAAAGGAATTATTAAGAcgaaagaaaaattagaaaaatctaGTCTTTGTATGGATGTTGTTGCATGTAACATACTTATCAAAGCATTCTTTATGGTTGGTGCATTTGAAGATGCTCGTGCACTCTACCAAGCAATGCCGGAAATGGATTTAAATGCAGATTCGATTACTTATTGCACAATGATTGATGGCTACTGTAAAGTGGGCAGAATAGAGGAGGcacttgaagtatttgatgagtaTAGGGTGTCATTAGTTTCTTCTGTTGCATGCTATAATTGTATAATAAGTGGGCTATGCAAACAGGGAATGGTCGATATGGCCATTCAAGTGATTATTGAACTTGGTGAGAAAGGTTTCATTTTGGACATGGGTATCTCTATGATGTTGATCCGGGCAGCTTTTTCTCAAATGGGTGCAGTGGGTATAGATATATTACACAAGGATTGCAACTCAATCTCACATACTTATTAA